A region from the Rosa rugosa chromosome 6, drRosRugo1.1, whole genome shotgun sequence genome encodes:
- the LOC133713394 gene encoding uncharacterized protein LOC133713394, which yields MPTETFKQLINSLSLYGFAVRATVTITQIMFRVVNEEVVLRAEAEVYKILRSRSRYPYLLEFGLHQKSAFLNAASLSDRVRLHQLLDLRTVLEVPVKGLGSILFCFKL from the exons ATGCCGACGGAGACTTTTAAGCAACTTATCAATTCTTTGAGCTTGTATGGGTTTGCAG TTCGTGCCACCGTGACAATTACTCAAATCATGTTCCGTGTAGTCAATGAGGAGGTTGTTCTGAGGGCAGAG GCTGAGGTCTACAAGATTCTGCGTTCGAGAAGTCGATATCCGTATTTGTTGGAATTTGGTCTCCATCAAAAGAGTGCATTCCTGAATGCGGCGAGTCTATCAGACAGAGTTAGGCTTCACCAGCTTTTGGATTTACGCACTGTGTTGGAGGTACCTGTTAAGGGACTCGGTAGCATCCTGTTTTGTTTTAAGCTTTAG